The proteins below are encoded in one region of Paracoccus sp. N5:
- a CDS encoding GNAT family protein, with protein MAERPTGPAVTGFVPPPAPGPERIEGRFVTLERLDPARHAEDLFAANQGQDWVWDYLGYGPFAELEAYRAWQAGMAESRDPFFYALRDRAGGKVGGLASFLRIDARNGVIEIGHIEIAPPMQQTPAATEAISLMIGWAFGAGYRRVEWKCDALNAPSRRAALRYGFSFEGIFRQHMIYKGRNRDTAWFAIIDRDWPRLARAHADWLAPGNFDDKGGQRQSLSALTAR; from the coding sequence ATGGCAGAGCGTCCGACCGGCCCCGCCGTCACCGGCTTCGTCCCGCCGCCCGCCCCCGGGCCGGAGCGGATCGAGGGCCGGTTCGTCACCCTGGAACGGCTGGACCCGGCGCGCCATGCCGAGGATCTGTTCGCGGCCAACCAAGGCCAGGACTGGGTCTGGGACTATCTCGGCTATGGCCCCTTCGCCGAACTGGAGGCCTATCGCGCCTGGCAGGCGGGCATGGCGGAAAGCCGCGACCCGTTCTTCTATGCCCTGCGCGACCGCGCCGGCGGCAAGGTGGGCGGGCTCGCCTCGTTCCTGCGCATCGACGCGCGCAATGGCGTGATCGAGATCGGCCATATCGAGATCGCTCCGCCGATGCAGCAGACCCCCGCCGCGACCGAGGCGATTTCGCTGATGATCGGCTGGGCCTTCGGCGCCGGCTATCGCCGGGTCGAGTGGAAATGCGACGCGCTGAACGCGCCGTCGCGTCGCGCCGCCCTGCGCTATGGCTTCAGCTTCGAGGGCATCTTCCGCCAGCACATGATCTATAAGGGCCGCAACCGCGACACCGCCTGGTTTGCCATCATCGACCGCGACTGGCCGCGTCTGGCCCGGGCGCATGCGGACTGGCTCGCGCCCGGGAACTTCGACGACAAGGGCGGCCAGCGCCAAAGCCTGTCGGCGCTGACGGCCCGGTGA
- a CDS encoding FAD-dependent oxidoreductase, whose product MLDPKPEARLLRRGMADLARPPARRAQVAHSWGGMVDCTPDAIAVIGPVGTHPGLFVSAGHSGHGFGIGPAAGRLVAEPIRASRPRSIQPFWHDRMTDGSDLGEMARAGVVLSWIAGVSLMSGTLAPCRAASIPSPSWPAAPAPTWPS is encoded by the coding sequence GTGCTGGACCCCAAGCCCGAGGCGCGGCTGCTGAGACGCGGCATGGCCGACTTGGCCCGCCCCCCCGCTCGCCGGGCGCAGGTGGCGCATTCCTGGGGCGGCATGGTCGATTGCACGCCCGACGCCATCGCGGTGATCGGGCCGGTCGGGACGCACCCGGGATTGTTCGTCTCGGCCGGGCACAGCGGGCATGGCTTCGGCATCGGTCCCGCGGCGGGCCGGCTGGTGGCCGAGCCGATCCGGGCGTCGCGCCCTCGGTCGATCCAGCCCTTTTGGCATGACCGCATGACCGATGGCAGCGATCTTGGCGAAATGGCGCGGGCGGGGGTAGTCCTGTCCTGGATCGCGGGCGTCAGCCTGATGAGCGGGACTCTGGCGCCGTGCCGGGCAGCATCGATTCCATCGCCGTCCTGGCCCGCGGCGCCGGCGCCGACATGGCCTTCGTGA
- a CDS encoding HlyD family secretion protein, producing MTSTPDAPPAPASKPKSGKAKRILGIVALLVLAVVGYEGFRWFTHGRFHQETDDAYLQADLVMLQARDTGYIAEILVAPNAPVAKGQVIARIDPQDYQLALENAANTLASAESATRQLEAQITAGRAGIQQAEAALAAAQATNDGAQKAYRRARELKTTSVGTQAALDSAEASAKSAAAQVESARAALAQAEAQLAVLNAEADSAKLQVRAARTGLRQAQRDLDFTQIRAPFAGILTERQIEVGSYVAPGSRIGTLVPVENLYVGANFKETQIAGIRPGSSVQIRVDAWPDAVLHGTVESLTAGTGQVFSLLPSSNATGNFTKVVQRVPVRIRIDDQDRTRLPLRPGMSVVVEVDTRTGEDRPLMPTPAANPARVEPGAAATSALDSGAPGMRG from the coding sequence ATGACTTCGACCCCCGACGCCCCCCCGGCCCCCGCGAGCAAGCCGAAATCCGGCAAGGCCAAGCGCATCCTGGGCATCGTCGCCCTGCTGGTGCTGGCCGTGGTCGGCTACGAGGGCTTTCGCTGGTTCACCCATGGCCGCTTTCACCAGGAAACCGACGACGCCTATCTGCAGGCCGACCTGGTGATGCTGCAGGCCCGCGACACCGGCTATATCGCCGAGATCCTGGTCGCGCCCAACGCCCCGGTGGCCAAGGGCCAGGTGATCGCCCGCATCGACCCGCAGGATTACCAGCTGGCGCTGGAAAACGCCGCCAATACGCTGGCGAGCGCCGAAAGCGCGACCCGCCAGCTCGAGGCGCAGATCACCGCCGGCCGGGCCGGCATCCAGCAGGCCGAGGCCGCGCTGGCCGCCGCCCAGGCCACCAATGACGGCGCGCAAAAGGCCTATCGCCGGGCGCGCGAGCTGAAGACCACCTCGGTCGGCACCCAGGCCGCGCTGGATTCGGCCGAGGCCAGCGCCAAATCCGCCGCCGCCCAGGTCGAAAGCGCCAGGGCGGCGCTGGCGCAGGCCGAGGCGCAGCTGGCGGTGCTGAACGCCGAAGCCGACAGCGCGAAACTCCAGGTCCGCGCCGCCCGCACCGGGCTGCGCCAGGCGCAGCGCGACCTGGACTTCACCCAGATCCGCGCGCCCTTCGCCGGCATCCTGACCGAGCGCCAGATCGAGGTCGGCTCCTATGTCGCGCCGGGCTCGCGCATCGGCACGCTGGTCCCGGTCGAGAACCTTTATGTCGGCGCGAACTTCAAGGAGACGCAGATCGCCGGTATTCGCCCCGGCAGCAGCGTCCAGATCCGCGTCGATGCCTGGCCCGATGCGGTGCTGCACGGCACGGTGGAAAGCCTGACCGCCGGCACCGGCCAGGTGTTCAGCCTGCTGCCCTCGTCGAACGCCACCGGCAATTTCACCAAGGTCGTGCAGCGCGTGCCGGTGCGCATCCGCATCGACGACCAGGACCGCACCCGCCTGCCGCTGCGCCCCGGCATGTCCGTCGTGGTCGAGGTCGACACTCGCACCGGCGAGGATCGGCCGCTGATGCCCACCCCCGCCGCCAACCCGGCCCGGGTCGAACCCGGCGCGGCCGCGACCAGCGCGCTGGACTCCGGCGCCCCCGGCATGCGGGGCTAG
- a CDS encoding DHA2 family efflux MFS transporter permease subunit gives MAAASPAATLPGALPAPDPDRIDPRRLVTFMLMVLGMFMAILDIQIVSASLSEIQAGLAASSDEIPWIQTSYLIAEVIMIPLSGYLSRMLSTRWVFTISSGGFTLMSLLCGLSNSMSEMIVWRALQGFVGGAMIPTVFACAYTIFPRSKMHIVSPMIGLVATLAPTIGPTLGGYLTEYLSWHWLFFINVVPGVIVTTAAFLLIDFDKPELSLFQRFDWWGFLGLALLLGAMEYVLEEGAGDDWFADEGIVAMTGVMLAGGFLFFWRAFTADEPIVRLEAFADRNFAMGSVFSFGLGIGLYGLIYIFPVYLSGVRGYNSLQIGEAMMVSGISMFLTAPVAGRLSQKLDPRLMMGAGFALFSLSCWMMAGLTEDWDYWEIFLPQILRGVSLMICMVPVSNIALGMLPPEKVKNASGLFNLTRNLGGAVGLALINTILRNREDFHYARIAESVHPGNQAATGAIGMLEQAYSSLGEAAETAALASISGMAQLQAVVMSLADIFVLLTGVFAALALLLLFVEKPQAGAGGGGGH, from the coding sequence ATGGCCGCCGCCAGCCCGGCCGCGACCCTGCCGGGCGCCCTGCCCGCGCCGGATCCCGACCGCATCGACCCGCGCCGCCTGGTCACCTTCATGCTGATGGTGCTGGGCATGTTCATGGCGATCCTGGACATCCAGATCGTCTCGGCCTCGCTGTCCGAGATCCAGGCCGGGCTGGCCGCATCCAGCGACGAGATCCCTTGGATCCAGACCTCATACCTGATCGCCGAGGTCATCATGATCCCGCTGTCGGGCTATCTGTCGCGGATGCTGTCGACGCGCTGGGTCTTCACCATCTCCTCGGGCGGCTTCACGCTGATGAGCCTGCTTTGCGGGCTGTCGAACTCGATGTCCGAGATGATTGTCTGGCGCGCCTTGCAGGGCTTCGTCGGCGGGGCGATGATCCCGACGGTCTTTGCCTGCGCCTATACGATCTTTCCGCGCTCCAAGATGCATATCGTCTCGCCCATGATCGGGCTGGTGGCGACGCTGGCGCCGACCATCGGGCCGACGCTGGGCGGCTATCTGACCGAATATCTCAGCTGGCACTGGCTGTTCTTCATCAACGTGGTGCCGGGCGTCATCGTCACCACGGCGGCCTTTCTGCTGATCGACTTCGACAAGCCGGAGCTGAGCCTGTTCCAGCGCTTCGACTGGTGGGGCTTCCTGGGGCTGGCGCTGCTGCTGGGCGCGATGGAATACGTGCTCGAGGAAGGCGCCGGCGACGACTGGTTCGCGGACGAGGGCATCGTCGCCATGACCGGGGTGATGCTGGCCGGGGGCTTCCTGTTCTTCTGGCGCGCCTTCACCGCCGATGAGCCCATCGTGCGGCTGGAAGCCTTTGCCGACCGCAACTTCGCCATGGGCTCGGTGTTTTCCTTCGGCCTTGGCATCGGGCTTTACGGGCTGATCTACATCTTCCCGGTCTACCTGTCGGGGGTCCGCGGCTACAACTCGCTGCAGATCGGCGAGGCGATGATGGTCTCGGGCATCTCGATGTTTCTGACCGCGCCCGTCGCCGGGCGGCTGTCGCAGAAGCTGGACCCGCGGCTGATGATGGGGGCGGGCTTCGCGCTGTTCTCGCTCAGCTGCTGGATGATGGCCGGGCTGACCGAGGACTGGGATTATTGGGAGATCTTCCTGCCGCAGATCCTGCGCGGGGTGTCACTGATGATCTGCATGGTGCCGGTGTCGAACATCGCGCTTGGCATGCTGCCGCCCGAGAAGGTCAAGAACGCCTCGGGCCTGTTCAACCTGACCCGCAACCTGGGCGGCGCGGTCGGGCTGGCGCTGATCAACACGATCCTGCGCAACCGCGAGGATTTCCACTATGCCCGCATCGCCGAAAGCGTGCATCCCGGCAACCAGGCCGCGACCGGCGCCATCGGCATGCTGGAGCAGGCCTATTCATCCTTGGGCGAGGCGGCCGAGACCGCGGCGCTGGCCAGCATCTCGGGCATGGCGCAGCTGCAGGCGGTGGTGATGTCGCTGGCCGACATTTTCGTGCTGCTGACCGGGGTTTTCGCCGCGCTGGCGCTGTTGCTGCTGTTCGTGGAAAAGCCGCAAGCCGGCGCGGGCGGCGGCGGCGGTCACTGA
- a CDS encoding DUF1800 domain-containing protein has product MSIGFPEMAAIRLGFGLSPLMPPPADAAAVLTGPANAGPGPEAMTTAEASRIARTFREGIKARREGRPEPPESIEANRQLGTLQVDDLRRRVIRAVDDPIGFGERLVQFWCDHFTARSINKVNIGLGLAYQDEAIRPHVNGRFEDMLFAAETHPMMLIYLDQVSSRGPNSPFVKRRPDRRFGLNENLAREAMELHTLGVGAPYSQKDVRQLAELLTGLTFSHDGGFAFKPALAEPGAETVLGKSYGGKRRGGLEDIRAAFRDLARRPATAHYISRKLAVHFVSDNPPRDLVQAMADVWRDTNGDLPQVYRVLVTHPALTRNLRAKVRQPFDLVVAGLRALGVTGQQIAALDEQMFRRAVWNHLPLMGQPWNQPKGPDGWPEEAEAWIAPQTMAARINWALRMPRLLLPELPDPREMLVSAFGGTQSEQLSWAVPKAESAAEGVVLILASSDFNRR; this is encoded by the coding sequence ATGAGCATTGGTTTTCCCGAGATGGCGGCGATCCGGCTGGGCTTCGGACTGTCGCCGCTGATGCCGCCGCCGGCCGATGCGGCGGCGGTCTTGACCGGCCCCGCTAATGCCGGCCCGGGCCCCGAGGCCATGACCACGGCCGAGGCCAGCCGCATCGCCCGCACCTTCCGCGAGGGGATCAAGGCCCGCCGCGAAGGCCGGCCCGAACCGCCCGAGTCGATCGAGGCCAATCGCCAGCTTGGCACCTTGCAGGTCGATGACCTGCGCCGCCGGGTGATCCGTGCCGTGGACGACCCCATCGGCTTCGGCGAGCGGTTGGTGCAGTTCTGGTGCGACCATTTCACCGCGCGCTCGATCAACAAGGTCAATATCGGCCTTGGGCTGGCCTATCAGGACGAGGCGATCCGCCCGCATGTGAACGGCCGCTTCGAGGACATGCTCTTCGCCGCCGAGACGCATCCGATGATGCTGATCTATCTCGACCAGGTGTCGAGCCGGGGCCCGAACTCGCCCTTCGTGAAGCGCCGGCCCGACCGCCGTTTCGGCCTGAACGAGAACCTGGCGCGCGAGGCGATGGAGCTGCACACGCTGGGCGTCGGCGCCCCCTACAGCCAGAAGGACGTGCGCCAGCTGGCCGAGCTGCTGACCGGGCTGACCTTTTCGCATGACGGGGGCTTCGCCTTCAAGCCGGCGCTCGCCGAGCCGGGGGCCGAGACGGTGCTGGGCAAGAGCTATGGCGGCAAGCGGCGCGGCGGGCTCGAGGACATCCGCGCCGCCTTCCGCGACCTCGCCCGCCGGCCCGCGACCGCGCATTACATCTCGCGCAAGCTGGCGGTGCATTTCGTCTCGGACAATCCGCCGCGGGATCTGGTGCAGGCCATGGCCGATGTCTGGCGCGACACCAACGGCGACCTGCCGCAGGTCTATCGCGTGCTGGTGACGCATCCGGCGCTGACCCGGAACCTGCGCGCCAAGGTGCGCCAGCCCTTCGACCTGGTGGTGGCCGGGCTGCGCGCGCTGGGGGTGACGGGACAGCAGATCGCGGCGCTGGACGAGCAGATGTTTCGCCGCGCGGTCTGGAACCACCTGCCGCTGATGGGCCAGCCCTGGAACCAGCCGAAGGGCCCGGACGGCTGGCCCGAGGAGGCCGAGGCCTGGATCGCGCCGCAGACCATGGCCGCGCGCATCAACTGGGCGCTGCGCATGCCGCGCCTGCTGCTGCCGGAGCTGCCCGACCCGCGCGAGATGCTGGTCTCGGCCTTCGGCGGCACGCAATCCGAGCAACTTTCCTGGGCGGTGCCCAAGGCCGAAAGCGCGGCCGAGGGCGTGGTGCTGATCCTCGCCTCGAGCGATTTCAACCGGAGGTAG
- a CDS encoding TetR/AcrR family transcriptional regulator, giving the protein MNDPVSTGCDCDPRAGVEDNPKRRQILDGARRMFLSQGFEGASMQDVARAAGVSKGTLYVYFDSKEAMFEALVLHECGRLQRTIRELGSGKGAVEDELRQIARTMIDTLLQGEVLAAMRMMIGAGEKFPDLARRIYRAGPMHSIETLAEYFQGRVARGDLAIPDCTEAGAEFVDLVLAGLQRRALLMMDPLEPAQIDRFVQRRVARFLAVYAPPG; this is encoded by the coding sequence TTGAACGATCCCGTCAGCACCGGCTGCGACTGCGACCCGCGCGCGGGCGTCGAGGACAATCCCAAGCGCCGCCAGATCCTGGACGGCGCGCGGCGGATGTTCCTGTCGCAGGGGTTCGAGGGCGCCTCGATGCAGGACGTCGCCCGGGCGGCGGGGGTCTCAAAGGGCACGCTCTACGTCTATTTCGACAGCAAGGAGGCGATGTTCGAGGCCCTGGTCCTGCACGAATGCGGCCGGCTGCAACGCACGATCCGCGAGCTGGGCAGCGGCAAGGGCGCAGTCGAGGACGAGCTGCGCCAGATTGCCCGCACCATGATCGACACGCTGCTGCAGGGCGAGGTCCTGGCCGCGATGCGCATGATGATCGGCGCGGGCGAGAAGTTCCCCGACCTCGCACGCCGCATCTATCGCGCCGGCCCGATGCATTCGATCGAGACCCTGGCGGAGTATTTCCAGGGCCGCGTGGCGCGCGGCGACCTGGCGATCCCCGACTGCACCGAGGCCGGCGCGGAATTCGTCGACCTGGTGCTGGCCGGGTTGCAGCGCCGGGCGCTGTTGATGATGGACCCGCTGGAGCCCGCGCAGATCGACCGCTTCGTCCAGCGCCGCGTCGCGCGCTTCCTCGCGGTCTATGCCCCGCCGGGCTGA
- a CDS encoding CPBP family glutamic-type intramembrane protease has protein sequence MAEPAASVNRALLRAEFAALYIGAPLAIALFMPGHLLFGALALFSLAGLALLWFTGGFDWRGLVYGWGRLPWLEILGMILVTTALGAAILWFSRPGAIFSMARQRPEFLLVIWSLYPILSALPQELIFRPLFFHRYGAILPRGQAAIALNAAVFSFAHLMYWSWIVAALTLVGGWFFARAYLKFGFPAAWALHAVAGNALFTVGMGVYFYSGNVVRPF, from the coding sequence ATGGCTGAACCGGCGGCTTCAGTAAACCGCGCCCTGCTCCGGGCCGAGTTCGCGGCGCTCTATATCGGGGCGCCGCTGGCGATTGCGCTGTTCATGCCCGGGCATCTGCTGTTCGGGGCGCTCGCGCTGTTCAGCCTGGCGGGGCTGGCGCTTCTGTGGTTCACCGGCGGCTTCGACTGGCGCGGGCTGGTCTACGGCTGGGGCCGGCTGCCTTGGCTGGAAATCCTGGGCATGATCCTGGTCACCACCGCGCTGGGTGCCGCGATCCTGTGGTTCTCGCGCCCCGGGGCCATCTTCAGCATGGCGCGGCAGCGGCCCGAGTTCCTGCTGGTGATCTGGAGCCTCTACCCGATCCTTTCCGCCCTGCCGCAGGAGCTGATCTTCCGGCCGCTGTTCTTTCACCGCTACGGCGCCATCCTGCCGCGCGGGCAGGCGGCCATCGCGCTGAACGCGGCGGTGTTTTCCTTTGCGCATCTGATGTACTGGTCCTGGATCGTCGCGGCGCTGACGCTGGTCGGCGGCTGGTTCTTCGCCCGCGCCTATCTGAAATTCGGCTTCCCGGCGGCCTGGGCCTTGCATGCCGTGGCCGGGAACGCGCTGTTCACCGTCGGCATGGGGGTCTATTTCTATTCCGGCAACGTGGTGCGGCCGTTCTGA
- a CDS encoding DUF1501 domain-containing protein, protein MLQLDRRLFLKSAALLGCSAAAHPLMNSMTFAALPSDNRLVVIILRGAMDGLDAIQPYGDTMLRKLRRDLSLGPDAGALDLDGFYALHPRLGPLLPLWQKGELAFAHAVSTPYRDKRSHFDGQDVLEAGTGNDLPVDRRLGGWLNRLLQAVPGASSETAYAVGIEQMKILEGKAAHMAWAPRAALNLSPQAQLLLEHIYHDDPLFRDAARDAVQIGAESPAMEKTTGPTGDAQSLAAFAANRLNAESRIAAFSIPGWDSHANQAPVIGRGFDRLAAAILALRDGLGANWQRTTVLAMTEFGRTVRENGSGGTDHGTGGALIMAGGAIKGGRAYGDWPGLGEGQLYAGRDLMPLRDIRAYAAWAMRGLFGLEPGVLERAVFPGLDLGGDPGMLA, encoded by the coding sequence ATGCTGCAACTGGACCGCAGGCTGTTTCTGAAAAGCGCGGCGCTGCTCGGCTGCTCGGCCGCGGCGCATCCCTTGATGAACAGCATGACCTTTGCCGCGCTGCCCTCGGACAACCGGCTGGTGGTGATCATCCTGCGCGGCGCCATGGACGGGCTGGACGCGATCCAGCCCTATGGCGACACGATGCTGCGCAAGCTGCGCCGCGACCTGTCGCTGGGCCCCGATGCGGGGGCGCTGGACCTTGACGGCTTCTATGCGCTGCACCCGCGGCTGGGGCCGCTGCTGCCCCTGTGGCAAAAGGGCGAGCTGGCCTTTGCCCATGCCGTCTCGACCCCCTATCGCGACAAGCGCAGCCATTTCGACGGCCAGGACGTGCTGGAGGCCGGGACCGGCAATGACCTGCCGGTGGACCGGCGGCTGGGCGGCTGGCTGAACCGGCTGTTGCAGGCGGTGCCGGGGGCGAGCTCGGAAACCGCCTATGCGGTCGGGATCGAGCAGATGAAGATCCTGGAAGGCAAGGCCGCGCATATGGCCTGGGCGCCGCGCGCCGCGCTGAACCTGTCGCCGCAGGCGCAGCTGCTGCTGGAGCATATCTATCACGACGACCCGCTGTTCCGCGACGCCGCGCGCGATGCGGTGCAGATCGGCGCCGAGAGCCCGGCCATGGAAAAGACCACCGGCCCGACCGGCGACGCGCAGTCGCTGGCCGCCTTTGCCGCCAACCGGCTGAACGCCGAAAGCCGCATCGCCGCCTTCTCGATTCCGGGCTGGGACAGCCACGCCAATCAGGCGCCGGTGATCGGGCGCGGCTTCGACCGGCTCGCCGCCGCGATCCTGGCGCTGCGCGACGGCCTGGGCGCGAACTGGCAGCGCACCACCGTGCTGGCGATGACCGAATTCGGCCGCACCGTGCGCGAGAACGGCTCGGGCGGCACGGACCACGGCACCGGCGGCGCGCTGATCATGGCCGGCGGTGCGATCAAGGGCGGGCGCGCCTATGGCGACTGGCCCGGTCTGGGCGAGGGCCAGCTTTACGCCGGCCGCGACCTGATGCCCCTGCGCGACATCCGCGCCTATGCCGCCTGGGCCATGCGCGGGCTTTTCGGGCTCGAGCCCGGGGTGCTGGAGCGCGCCGTGTTTCCGGGGCTTGACCTTGGCGGCGATCCGGGGATGCTCGCCTGA
- the aspS gene encoding aspartate--tRNA ligase, with amino-acid sequence MSAYRSHTCGQLTAANAGETIRLSGWVHRVRDHGGVLFIDLRDHYGITQVIADSDSPAFAALERLRAETVIRIDGKVKLRDASLVNPKLPTGEIEVYATGMEVLGASDDLPLPVFGDQDYPEETRLAYRFLDLRRESLHNNIMLRSQVVRSIRGRMWDQGFTEFQTPIITASSPEGARDFLVPSRLHPGKFYALPQAPQQFKQLIMVAGFDKYFQIAPCFRDEDPRADRSPTDFYQLDLEMSFVEQEDVFAAIQPVIQGLFEEFGNGRPVDANWPRIPYAEAMLKYGSDKPDLRNPIEMQVVSEHFRGSGFAIFAKLLEQEGTEVRAIPAPTGGSRKFADRMNAFAQQQGLPGMGYIFWRKAEDGSTEAAGPIAKALGAEKTEAIRLQLGLGEGDAAFFLGGKPEAFEAVAGRARNEIGRELGLTDEHQFKFAWIVDFPMYEKGDDGRIDFSHNPFSMPQGGLEALSGDPLAVKGYQYDLACNGYELISGAIRNHKPEIMFKAFELAGYGRDEVEKRFGGMVKAFRYGAPPHGGCAAGIDRIVMLLADEQNIREVIMFPMNQRAEDLMMGAPSEPTNEQLRELRLRVLPKE; translated from the coding sequence ATGAGCGCCTATCGCAGCCACACCTGCGGCCAGCTGACGGCCGCCAATGCCGGTGAAACCATCCGCCTGTCGGGCTGGGTCCACCGGGTCCGAGATCATGGCGGCGTGCTGTTCATCGACCTGCGCGACCATTACGGCATCACCCAGGTCATCGCCGACAGCGACAGCCCGGCCTTTGCCGCGCTGGAAAGGCTGCGCGCCGAGACGGTGATCCGCATCGACGGCAAGGTCAAGCTGCGCGATGCGAGCCTGGTCAACCCCAAGCTGCCGACCGGCGAGATCGAGGTCTATGCCACCGGCATGGAGGTCCTGGGCGCCTCGGACGACCTGCCGCTGCCGGTCTTCGGCGACCAGGACTATCCCGAGGAGACGCGGCTGGCCTATCGCTTCCTCGACCTGCGCCGCGAGAGCCTGCACAACAACATCATGCTGCGCTCGCAGGTGGTGCGCTCGATCCGGGGCCGCATGTGGGACCAGGGCTTCACCGAGTTCCAGACCCCGATCATCACCGCCTCCAGCCCCGAGGGCGCGCGCGACTTCCTGGTGCCCTCGCGCCTGCATCCGGGCAAGTTCTACGCCCTGCCGCAGGCGCCGCAGCAGTTCAAGCAGCTGATCATGGTCGCGGGCTTCGACAAGTATTTCCAGATCGCGCCCTGCTTCCGCGACGAGGATCCGCGCGCCGACCGCTCGCCCACCGATTTCTACCAGCTCGACCTGGAGATGTCCTTCGTCGAGCAGGAGGATGTCTTTGCCGCCATCCAGCCGGTGATCCAGGGCCTGTTCGAGGAATTCGGCAACGGCCGTCCGGTCGATGCGAACTGGCCGCGCATCCCCTATGCCGAGGCGATGCTGAAATACGGCAGCGACAAGCCCGACCTGCGCAACCCGATCGAGATGCAGGTGGTCAGCGAGCATTTCCGCGGCTCGGGCTTCGCGATCTTCGCGAAACTCCTGGAACAGGAGGGCACCGAGGTGCGTGCCATTCCCGCGCCGACCGGCGGCTCGCGCAAGTTCGCCGACCGCATGAACGCCTTTGCGCAACAGCAGGGCCTGCCGGGCATGGGCTATATCTTCTGGCGCAAGGCCGAGGATGGCTCGACCGAGGCCGCCGGTCCCATCGCCAAGGCGCTGGGTGCCGAAAAGACCGAGGCGATCCGCCTGCAACTGGGCCTGGGCGAGGGCGATGCCGCCTTCTTCCTGGGCGGCAAGCCCGAGGCTTTCGAGGCCGTCGCCGGCCGGGCCCGCAACGAGATCGGCCGCGAGCTGGGCCTGACCGACGAGCACCAGTTCAAATTCGCCTGGATCGTCGATTTCCCGATGTATGAGAAAGGCGATGACGGCAGGATCGACTTCTCGCACAACCCGTTCTCGATGCCGCAGGGCGGTCTCGAGGCGCTGTCGGGCGATCCGCTGGCGGTCAAGGGCTATCAGTATGACCTGGCCTGCAATGGCTATGAGCTGATCTCGGGCGCGATCAGGAACCACAAGCCCGAGATCATGTTCAAGGCCTTCGAACTGGCCGGCTACGGCCGCGACGAGGTCGAAAAGCGCTTCGGCGGCATGGTCAAGGCCTTCCGCTATGGCGCGCCGCCGCACGGCGGCTGCGCGGCCGGCATCGACCGCATCGTCATGCTGCTGGCGGATGAGCAGAACATCCGCGAGGTCATCATGTTCCCGATGAACCAGCGCGCCGAGGACCTGATGATGGGCGCCCCCAGCGAGCCCACCAACGAGCAGCTGCGCGAATTGCGGCTGCGCGTGCTGCCGAAGGAATGA
- a CDS encoding FAD-binding oxidoreductase, which translates to MRKIEFPAGRVGGVLTERGRIGCDAVLVAGSAWAGMPPRRHGVPFLQASIQSTSCATAPMPEVTAGGCTVGTSGFGRLHVSPRGIMQMRPFWKTFLKRRRS; encoded by the coding sequence GTGCGCAAGATCGAGTTCCCGGCCGGCCGGGTCGGCGGCGTGCTGACCGAGCGCGGCCGCATCGGCTGCGACGCGGTGCTAGTCGCGGGCAGCGCCTGGGCCGGAATGCCGCCGCGCCGCCATGGCGTGCCTTTCCTGCAGGCCTCGATCCAGTCCACCTCGTGTGCGACCGCGCCCATGCCCGAGGTGACCGCCGGCGGCTGCACGGTCGGCACTTCGGGCTTTGGCCGGTTGCATGTCTCGCCGCGCGGGATCATGCAGATGCGGCCGTTCTGGAAGACCTTCCTGAAGCGCCGGCGAAGCTGA